The genome window cgggaggtcatgcctcacacattttgattgattgattgacacCAGGTGTGTTGATGATGGTAGTGATGTAGTTTAcatagatttcagcaaagcctttgacaagatcccacatgggagactttatAAAGAAGACACATACATGTGATACAGAGTAacatgataaggtggattcaaaattggcttagctgtaggagacagggtgatgacagacggctgctttagtgtctggaagccagtgtccagtgggataccacagggatctgcgctgggtcccctgttgtttgccatttatataaacgccatagatgactatgtgtggGGTAGAATCATTACCTTTGTGGATGACACACAGCTTGGCCTGGTgactaacagtgaggttgagtgtcttgggttacaggaagatatagacaggatgatcaaatgggcagaaacggggcagatggaatttgaccctgaaaaatgtgaggtgacgtactttggaaggagtaatttgaaaaGGAAGCATTCAGTGAACGGCCTGACACTGTGacgtctgaggaacaaagggaccttggcctgtttgtccatagatctctaaaggtggaagggcaggttaataggatggtgaaaaaggcatattagGCACTTGTCCTTTAGCAATTGAGGCATAGATGGGGTCGCAGTGACGTCTCAGGAACAGTGACGTCAGCCCTCAGACCATCTTCATGTTGTATTTAGCGTCATCCCCgctgctgcctccaccacccccgccagcgtGCGGCACGAAGTCGACATGAATGTTGTGTTTGATGGGCCCGCTGACCCGGCTCCAGATGAAGAGTAAAGTGAAGCAGAGCGACACCACGGTGAAGAAGGAGGTGAAGCCCATGGTGGTGGCCACCAGCAGCGTGTGGGTGTCGAAGGGGTATCCGGGCCGCAGGCCGGCCTTGGCCCGGGAGTCGGAGCGCCCAGCCAGTCCCAGCTCCTGAAGCGAGAGCGGCCGCACCTGTAGCGAGGCTGAGGCCGTGGCGTTGCCGCCGGCGTTGCGGGCCACACAGCGGTAGGTGCCGGAGTCCATGCGACGGACCGAGGTGATCTGCAGGCTGCCGTTCGGCAGGAGGCGGCTGCGGCCCACAGCTGGGCCAGAAAGgagcgggggcgcggggggcagGCTGGGGTCCGGACGCCCGGGGAGGAGGCCGCGGTCCTCGGGTTTCAGGCCCTGGTCCTCGGCTATTAGACCCAGGCCCCCGGGGAGGCCCATCCCAGCCTCGGGGTGGCCAAGCCGCTGGCGCCGTGGGTTGAGCCACAGGATGAGGGGCAGCGGCTGGCCGTCAGCCGAGCAGTGCAGGGTGACGGTCTGGCCCTCTCGGGCCTGCAGCCGCTGCGGCCTCTTGTCGCGGATGCGGGGCCGGCGGCAGCTGAAGGTGCTGGCAGGGAGGGAGCCGGCGGCCTCGGGCAGGCGGCGGCCGCGGAGGGGCGGCGGGGAGGCACAGGCGGGCGGCTGGGAGCCCAGGAAGCGGAGGCGATGGCGCCGGCGGACGATCCAGAGCAGGCGGCAGTCGCAGGCCAGCGGGTTGAGGCCGAGGCCCAGGCTCTGGAGGGAGGCCAGCGAGCGGAAGGCGTTGGCCGGCAGGCTGGCCAGCTGATTGGCCGTGACGTCCAGCAGCCGGAAGTAGATAAGGCCCCGGAAGGCGGCGTCATGGATGACGCGCAGGCGGCCGCCCACCAATCGCAGCTCCTCCAGGCGGGTCACATGCTGCAGCAGCGCTCCGCGGATGGCAGTGATGGGATTGTGGGAGAGGTTGAGGAAGCGCAGGTAGGCCTGAGTCCTCAGGCTGGCATAGGGAACGTCGCTGAGGTTGCAGCGGGTGACTGAGAGCCAGACCAAATTGAGGCCCAGGAGGCAATCTGGGCCTAGTTGGGCCAGCGAGGCCCAGGAGTCGATTTCCAGCAGGCGGAGACGGGAGAGGCCCTGGAAGGGGCGGCCGGGCAGGGCGGTGCCCTTGGGAAAGGCCAGCAGGCGGAGGGCGGTCAggttgaggaggggggagaggacaggcccgGGCGGCCAGGCCAGGGCGGCGCCGCGGACGGTGAGTTGGTTGAGGCCGCTGAGGCCGGCCCAGGCCCGCGGGCCGGCCCAGGCCAGCTCGGGGGAGCCCAGGCTGAGGGTGCGCAGGGCGGCCAGGCCGCGGAAGGTGTGATCGCTGAGCAGCAGCAGCGGGTTGCCGGCCAGCTCCAGGCTGCGGAGGGCGGCCAGGCCGCGGAGGGCTCCGGGCTGAAGGTAGCGCAGGAGGTTGTGGCCTAGGCCCAGGCGCCATAGCCGCTCCAGGCCGCCCAGGGCGCCGGCTTCCAGCTCCCGCAGCCGGTTATGGCCCAATTCCagctcctccagccgatggcTCAGGCCTCGCGCCGGGCCCCAGTCCAGCCGCTCCAGCCGGTTGCCGCTCAGGTCCAGCACCCGTGTGCCAGCCGGGATCCCCCGCGGCAGTGCATCCAGCCCCCGGGACGAGCAGCTCACCGTCCGGTTGGGGCTCCAGCAGAGGCAGTCGGAGGGGCAGCCGAGCcccgggcccaggaggaggagcagggggaggagaggaggccaCACCGCCGGCAACAGTGTCCTGCCCCCCGGCCTGCAAAACAAACACAacagggggtcagtgaggggagctggacccccagacacacacccacacatacacccacacacagggcacctctcccacacacaggacaccacccccagacacacacccacacatacacccacacacagggcacctctcccacacacaggacactgcccccagacacacaggacaccacccccagacacacacccacacacaggacaccccccccccccctacaaacacacacacacagcacacctccaccagacacatctccccatacacaggacacccccacccacagaacACCTTCCCCCCACACATAGGACACCTCCccgcagacacacacccacacacaggacaccacacacatacacaggacacctctctctttcccccccccacccccccccccactcacccagcacacacacacacacgcgaccCTCCCCCAGGCGCCCGCtcaacacaccccaccccacacacacgcagcagcacaagatcctcccacacacacacacacacacgacagcacaggaccctccccacacacacacacacacaacagcacaggaccctcccacacacaacagcacagggccccccccccacacacacacacgacagcacaggaccctccccacacacacacacacacacacgcgacagcacaggaactcccccccccccccccccacacaccacacacccacacacacacatacgacagcacaggacccctcccctccccacacacacacacacacacacacacacccacaccacacaacAGCACAGGAcccctctcttcttcccccccacacacGACAGCacaggacccccccgccccacacacccagaaacaggacgccccacctccccccaaacacAAATGCCCGCGCGCACAGGAACCCCTTTCCCCAGACACCCACAGGGTCCCCCTCACACACAGGATCCCCGGTGTCCCGAACACCACCAGCCCCTCTCCTTTGGGCCACGTATTCTACAGTCTCTCCATCCCAggttctcttcccccacccccctctccagagatgtgcaggatgggtgggtttacggggataggagagtgggcctagattcaggtgctctttcacagggtcagtgcagaaccgataggctgaatggcctccctctgctctgtagggattctgcggTTTGACTCTCTTCCCCCAGACCCCATCACTGAGGGGGGGATCTCCCCCACTCTTCAGTAACTTCCCCGGGGCCTCTAGAACCCCCCGTCCCCGACTGGATcctctccagaatccccaccccgtCCCCATGGCACAGCCTTGTCCACCTTCCCTATCGGACCCTCTCCACTACCCtccacaacatccccccccccccccctccccccacatcgtcATCCCCTCTTGTGGCTTCACCTCGCTCCCACAAACACCTTTGTGTCCTTCCCAAATTTCTATGCAAGGGCGGGCTTCggggtacagagagagatgggaggggtTGAATATATTTGACTGAAAATCGTGATTACCTCATAAGCTTCATATTTATGACGAAGAGTTTGAGGGTCTTCTTCGGTCCTGTATCTGCTGACGGTCCGGGAGCAGCTTTCGCTGTACAAGGAGCTACTGCCGCTTGTCAGCTTGTTTTAATCCTGCTGGGATCTGGTTACAGGTTACACACCAGCTGGAGCCTGTGGCTGAGGCTCCGGACGAGGGGCTTGATCGGGTTTCATCATAAACATTGTTCCTCCTGAATATTTAAACATTTGACATGGATAAACACCGGGGCAGAAAGAGAAAACACCGGCTCAAAGTGTGAAAAGCTGGAGTGTGACCCACATTCATCTACACAGAGCAACGTGCTAGACagggagtaaagctccctccctctacactctccctatcaaacactcccaggacaggtatagcacagggttagatacagagtaaagctcactcgacactgtcaccatcaaacactcccaggaccggtacagcacagggttagatacagagtaaagctccctctacagtatccccatcaaacactcccaggacaggtacagcacggggttagatacagagtaaagctccttctacactgtccccatcaaacactcccaggacaggtacagcacggggttagatacagagtaaagctccttctacactgtccccattaaacattcccaggacaggtacagcacgaggttggatacaaagtaaagctccctctacactatccccatcaaatactcccaggacaggtacagcccagtgttaggtacagagtaaagctcactctacactgtcaccatcaaacactcccaggacaggtacataggaaaggagcaggccatccagcccattgagCATGCTCTGTTCtctaatatgatcatggctgatcatccacttccatGGAAAAATAATTCAAAGTAAAAGTGGTTTTCCGAAAATTAACACAAAGTTCACTGTTTAATGAATTCCCGCACTCCGAGCCACTGGTTACTGATTTCCTGCACACAGAGCCACTGGTTAATGAATTCCTGCACACACAGCCACTGGTTAATGATTTGCTGCACACACAGCCACTGGTTAATGATTTGCTGCACACAGAGCCACTGGTTAATGATGTGCCACACACAGAGCCACTGGTTAATGATTTGCTGCACACAGAGCCACTGGTTAATGATGTGCCACACACAGAGCCACTGGTTAATGATTTGCTGCACACAGAGCCACTGGTTAATGATTTGCTGCACACAGAGCCACTGGTTAATGATTTGCTGCACACAGAGCCACTGGTTAATGATGTGCCACACACAGAGCCACTGGTTAATGCTTTGCCACACACAGAGTAACTTGTTAATGATTTCCTGCACACAGAGCCACTGGTTAATGATTTGCCACACACAGCCACTGGTTAATGATTTGCTGCACACACAGCCACTGGTTAATGCTTTGCCACACACAGAGTAACTTGTTAATGATTTCCTGCACACAGAGCCACTGGTTAATGATTTGCTGCACACAGAGCCACTGGTTAATGATTTGCCGCACACAGAGCCACTGGTTAATGATTTGCTGCACACACAGCCACTGGTTAATGCTTTGCCACACACAGAGTAACTTGTTAATGATTTCCTGCACACAGAGCCACTGGTTAATGATTTGCCACACACAGAGTAGCTAAACTGAGTAGACAGAACTAAAATCACGAGTTATATCACAGCTAGAGTACggagtacagttctggtcaccactttccagtacaatcacattctTCCTGCAGAGAGGACGGAAGAGGTTTTTCTGGATGCTTTCAGGATTGGGAAATTTTAACAAGAGGAAAGATTGGatcgactgggattgttttctgtggaacagaggaggctgagtggacatttaattgaggtgtataaaatcatGTGGGTCCCAGATATAGTGGATCAGAAGGCAGAAGGACCTATTTCATTAACATGCTGGTCATTAACCTAGGGCCAGAGATTTAAGTATCTGTTGGAAGGATTAGGGGGGAATTGAGGATTTTCTTCAcccaggggggtggtggggatctggaactctgtctgaaagggtggtagagacagaAACCCTCATCACATTTAATGACACCCTGATGTGGAGTTTCTGTGACccgcagggctacagaccaagaggcgGAAAGTGGGCTGGATAAACCGTTTTcagccaacacagacacaatgggctgaatggcctctgtgctgtaaatttctagCATTCTGTGATGACAAGTTATCCTCAGGTTTTTATCCAAGACAGACCTCAGCCCAGTCAGTTAGTCCAAGTGTTGATGTGATGGATCAAGTTAAGAGGTGTCAGGTACCAGGAACAGTGATTCAAATGGAAATGTCAGTAAATACTGATATAGTTTATCTGTATGTGGTTCCATTTTAATAACTTCCCCTGAATGTGACCCTCACCCaggttttaatttgatttatttataatAGTAatccttattgccacaagtaggcttacattagcacagcaatgacgttactgtgaaaagcccctaatcgccacattctgccgcctgttcaggagaattcagaatgtccagggtcagggtcccaggttcgattcctggcttgggtcactgttggagtctgcacgttcttcccgtgtctgtgttggtttcctctgggtgctccggtttcctcccacatgtcccgaacaggggccggaatgtggcaaataggagcttttcacactaacttcattgcagtgttaatgtaagcttacttgtgacaataaagattattgttattattaagacATGACCTTGTTTTTGAGAAGCCATTCGAGAATCTTTAATGGCTCCTTCTCTACCCCAGTAATCAGAAACTGAATCAGTTTGGATCCTTCAAGCATCTTCCCTGTGATTGAGGGGCCTGTCGTTCCCTGACTCCGATTTGGAATGTGGGAACTACGTGAGTTACCTTCCAATCTCAGGAAGCAATGCTTGACTCTTGAACTGTTGATGATGCAGCAAAGACGTAGGCTCCTGTCTCATTTCTTTACACATCCTGGTGTTGATGCTTCAGAATATCTCTTTGGCTTCAAAATATCCTCTCATGGTTAGAACATGGGCTGAATAACCGACTCCACTTCCTGTTTCTGATGCCTTGATTCAATCTGAGGCGACTAATCAAAATTGCAGAAAACCAAATTATTGACGAATATTTTGTTGACAAATGGagtcttagaaccatagaattccttcagtacagaaggaggccagtcaaccAATCAATTTGTTGCCTTTTCTTCTTTTACTTTTTTActcctttctgtggctctgttccaattatggcaatcagagAGTTTGCCCTTTCTATGTTATCTATATTCTAGTGCTTCGAGTCgctaggtatcaaatgataccaccacaaggttcaatcggctatcgatcaaagagccaaacaccagttagttagttcaaggtcacggCTACTTTATTTACAAActattagtcatgcaacataaacactactagttaactacacctattgactaagacaacctgtacttaacttcgggcacccggcttaggtcagagaaacagtggccgctgttcgattctggatctatcgagtccgaaggagtaacagctgctcagctgggctcatccgtctggtagcgagctaatcactgtgccaccggaaGCCTGGCTTCCCTGTTTCAaaatcaatattactgtttatgaagctcgATCAAATTTACTTTCCATCTATTCTCTTTAATATGTCTTGTAaatatacaaaatccctcttcacctctttctcacttctcccaaagaggccagttgggtgtttatgacaatccagcagttttcatggtcactttttcccagtgccggccccacgaatgaccagattcattcagctcaatttcacaacctgcctttgtgattttgtgggttctctctcactccctattttctgttttaaatcagtttcacagggtgttcgaaggggaggcttcaaagtccagaaactcgaaccaagcatcacatcaggatctgacagagccctcaatttatcatatcctgaatatcattggattttgaacatggaaggaaaaagcatcgttcacagtggggagaaaccgtacacgtcatcgggccccatgagacagaaatgcagtcacactgaggagaaactgtggaaatgtgcggactgtgggaagggattcacttccccatcccagctggaaactcatcgacgcagtcacactggggagagaccattcacctgctccaagtgtggaaagagattcactcagtcatccactctgtccacacaccagcgaattcacactgggcagagaccattcacctgctccatgtgtgggaagggattcagtgatacatccaacctgctgaggcaccagcgagttcacactggggagaggccgttcacctgctctcagtgtgggaagggattcactcagtcatccactttGTCCgcacaccagcaggttcacactggggagagaccattcacctgctctgaatgtgggaagggattcactcggtcatcccacctgctaagacatgagcgagttcacactggggagagaccattcacctgctccaagtgtgggaagggattcactcggtcatcccatctgctgagtcaccagcgagttcacactggggagaggccattcgcttgttcagagtgtgggaagggattcactctgtcatccaACCTTCagaagcaccagcgagttcacactggggagagaccattcacctgttccaagTGCGGGAAggaattcagtgattcatcctccctgctgagtcaccagcgagttcacactggggaaaggccattcacctgctccaagtgtgggaagggattcactcagtcatccactctgtcggcgcaccagcgagttcacactgatgagagaccgtttcaatgtctaGACTGCGGGAATTGCTATAAACATTCTAGgaatctgatgtaccatcaacgtgttcacactgacgagagaccatataggtgctctcactgcgggactgggttcagacgatcatctcAGCTCAtcgtacatcagcgaattcatacagtggagaggccattcgcctgcatcaagtgtgggaagggattcactcagtcatccaacctgctgagtcaccagcgagttcacactgatgagagaccattcacctgctcagagtgtggaaagggattcactcattcatccaacctgcagaagcaccagcgaattcacactggggagaggccattcacctgctcccagtgtgggaagcgaTTCACACGATCATATGACCTGCAgaggcaccagcgaattcacactggggagaaaccattcacctgctcagagtgtgggaagggattcactcagtcatccaacctgcagcAGCACCAACGGGGCCACCAGTAACCACACTGAATTAATTTTcatgttcctcacattcaggactgaaccatgttcgtttgggtctctttctgctgataacaaactccagcccatttacaggggctaatattctggctaaaagtcaaataaattagatttgtgttaaatacgcagtgtgctgaaactttttaatatctctgacacaagttagttccttttgaagtactctcgctctcccctgtcttttccatcctcacctccaacaaggtgTGAGGAgcgtgtggagcttctttgtgactgagattgagtaaatccgatcagctgcctctgctgcttccctcccttccacgagcccaccggaccaaactgtctctaaatttcatcctttcccgagccctgaacccacatctttctctactttatctcccatctcccctcatgccctctcagagctcatcttgtccatgagacccagctcctgctccatcgaccctattcccactgagctactgatcagccaactaccctatgtccatggatattgtcaacatttctctctcttcaggtactgtccgtctgtccttcaaatctgccatcatcaccccctcctcaataaaacaaacccatgactctgccatccttacaaattactgcctcatcttcaacctccctctcctctccaaactatttcaacatgttgtcacctcccaaatccttgcccattTCCCCCAGAACTTTCATGTCTGAATCCCTTCCATCAGGTCTCCGCCCTGTCACAGCGGTGAATACAGAGACAAACAGAATCTTACCCAGAGAGaagacagacaatccgggagcttggatgcaagggcagcacggtagcacagtagcactgttgcttcacagcaccagggacccacattcgattccctgcttgggtcactgtctgtgcggagtctgcaagttctccccgtgtctgcgtgggtttcctccgggtgctccggtttcttcccacactccaaagatgtgcaggttaggtggattgactatgctaaattgccctttgtgttcaaaaaggttaggtggggttacggggatagggtggaggcgtgggcttaagtaggatgctctttccttgggctggtccagactcgatgagccgaataccctccttctgcactgtaaattctctgattctatgaaagtgAGATTGTCCTTTTTGAACTCCAGCCAGGTGATGTTAAACACTCAGGCGGGAAAGACAAGAATCTACATCGTGTTTAAAGCAGCTGATTTATTTCACCAATATCCTAGAATGTTAAACTCCAGTCCCTTAGAGGGTATTATCATCAGAAACAAACTCCAACTCT of Scyliorhinus canicula unplaced genomic scaffold, sScyCan1.1, whole genome shotgun sequence contains these proteins:
- the LOC119959414 gene encoding leucine-rich repeat and immunoglobulin-like domain-containing nogo receptor-interacting protein 1, encoding MKLMRPGGRTLLPAVWPPLLPLLLLLGPGLGCPSDCLCWSPNRTVSCSSRGLDALPRGIPAGTRVLDLSGNRLERLDWGPARGLSHRLEELELGHNRLRELEAGALGGLERLWRLGLGHNLLRYLQPGALRGLAALRSLELAGNPLLLLSDHTFRGLAALRTLSLGSPELAWAGPRAWAGLSGLNQLTVRGAALAWPPGPVLSPLLNLTALRLLAFPKGTALPGRPFQGLSRLRLLEIDSWASLAQLGPDCLLGLNLVWLSVTRCNLSDVPYASLRTQAYLRFLNLSHNPITAIRGALLQHVTRLEELRLVGGRLRVIHDAAFRGLIYFRLLDVTANQLASLPANAFRSLASLQSLGLGLNPLACDCRLLWIVRRRHRLRFLGSQPPACASPPPLRGRRLPEAAGSLPASTFSCRRPRIRDKRPQRLQAREGQTVTLHCSADGQPLPLILWLNPRRQRLGHPEAGMGLPGGLGLIAEDQGLKPEDRGLLPGRPDPSLPPAPPLLSGPAVGRSRLLPNGSLQITSVRRMDSGTYRCVARNAGGNATASASLQVRPLSLQELGLAGRSDSRAKAGLRPGYPFDTHTLLVATTMGFTSFFTVVSLCFTLLFIWSRVSGPIKHNIHVDFVPHAGGGGGGSSGDDAKYNMKMV